The genomic interval GAGGGTCAGTACCCGCTCAGCACCGCCCTCGCCCGGCCGCTGATCGGCTGGCACCTCGTGGATGTTGCGCGTCGCGAAGGGGCATCGCACGTGGCCCACGGCTGCACCGGCAAGGGGAACGACCAGGTCCGCTTCGATCTGTGCACGGCCGGACTCGCGCCAGATCTCGAGGTCATCGCTCCGGCCCGGGTCTGGAAGATGACGCGCGAAGAAGAGGTCGAGTATGCTCACGCCCACCACGTAGCCGTTCCCACCGCCAAGCGCTCCCCGTATAGCACCGATGAGAACCTCTGGGGACGCTCGGTGGAGTGTGGGGTCCTGGAGGATCCCGCGATCGAGCCGCCAGAGGAGGTGTACGCCTGGACGCGATCCCCGCTCGAAGCACCGGATCGCCCCACGTACGTGAAGATCGGATTCGAAGGGGGCCGTCCCCGGACCTTGGGCAGCGAAGCACTCTCCCTGCGTGAACTTGTCGAGCGACTGAACCGGATTGGTGGCGAGAACGGCGTCGGCCGGATCGACCACGTCGAATCGCGTCTGGTCGGAATCAAGTCGCGCGAGGTCTACGAGTGTCCGGCAGCGACGATCCTCCTCGGGGCCCACGCGGCCCTCGAGGCGCTCGTACTTCCACGCGATCTGCTCGAGGCGAAGCGCTCGCTCGAGCAGCGGTACTCCCTGCTGATCTACGACGGTCTGTGGTTCACTCCGCTGCGGGAGGCGCTCGATGCCTTCGTGACCTCCACTCAGGAGCGAGTCTCTGGCGAAGTCACGGTCAAGCTCTACAAGGGCTCCGCGCGGATCGCCGGTCGCACCTCCCCGTACTCGATGTATCGACAGGATCTCGCGACGTACTCCGGCGGCGACCGATATCGCGCCGAAATGGCGGAGGGGTTCATTTACGTCTGGGGGCTGCCCACACGGACCTGGTCGGCGATCGGATCGAAGGCAACGGCGAAGCCGCCGCTCGCCGTGGGAACAGGGACCCCGCACTGATCGCCTGGGAGCTCAGCATGACGACCTCGACCCCCGCTCCCGCGTACGTTCGCACCCCCGCCACCGGCTTCCTCAGCTCGCT from Thermoplasmata archaeon carries:
- a CDS encoding argininosuccinate synthase; the protein is MSKPHEMETRKIILAYSGGLDTSVAIPWLREKGYEVIALTMNLGQPIDLEAVRAKALAAGAARAYVVDAREQFAKEFIAPALAANALYEGQYPLSTALARPLIGWHLVDVARREGASHVAHGCTGKGNDQVRFDLCTAGLAPDLEVIAPARVWKMTREEEVEYAHAHHVAVPTAKRSPYSTDENLWGRSVECGVLEDPAIEPPEEVYAWTRSPLEAPDRPTYVKIGFEGGRPRTLGSEALSLRELVERLNRIGGENGVGRIDHVESRLVGIKSREVYECPAATILLGAHAALEALVLPRDLLEAKRSLEQRYSLLIYDGLWFTPLREALDAFVTSTQERVSGEVTVKLYKGSARIAGRTSPYSMYRQDLATYSGGDRYRAEMAEGFIYVWGLPTRTWSAIGSKATAKPPLAVGTGTPH